One Capsicum annuum cultivar UCD-10X-F1 chromosome 2, UCD10Xv1.1, whole genome shotgun sequence genomic window carries:
- the LOC107859111 gene encoding phospho-N-acetylmuramoyl-pentapeptide-transferase homolog isoform X2 has product MDMGFLNLEKGLSKISNFSVYSSIFIIIIGSDLALIFLSRWSSRRCGFFLPPRLLQVRAMDEDLGVSSFHDWGDNNGAIEYRFSSSEGEDSDGDIILQPITDVDLPTPKEQLYPSDDSVTTATHRLSVLGTAYKRKKTKYGILNNIGLIMFSTVLLSLVDCCAWKIVRLPLAPLYLMRPFLISAVAVSCVGYVCVPLFCSLNLHSVIRKEGPARHSSKKGTPTMGGLYFIPIGVIVAEVIVGFSSLEVLGASAATLTFAAIGLLDDLISMRNNNVGLSARFQIVLEVAAGTFFSFWLYALDISSPYSMKTVVPLPAPLGLICLGRLYPFLTSFCFVSMANGINLTDGLDGLAGGTATLAFIAMSIAVLPICSELSIFGASMAGACAGFLLHNRYKASIFMGATGALALGGALASMAACTGMFFPLFISSGVFVLEALSVILQVSFFKTTKYFRGTGHSLFRMAPLHHHLELCGVKEPVIVAAAYAFSCILALSAGYVGLTSV; this is encoded by the exons ATGGACATGGGGTTTCTCAATTTAGAAAAGGGtctctcaaaaatctcaaatttcagcGTGTATTCTTCAATTTTTATAATCATCATCGGCTCCGATTTAGCTCTCATTTTCCTCTCAAG ATGGAGTAGTAGGCGTTGTGGGTTCTTTTTGCCTCCTAGGCTTCTTCAAGTTCGAGCAATGGATGAG GATTTGGGGGTCTCTTCATTTCATGACTGGGGAGACAACAATGGAGCCATCGAATATAGGTTCTCATCAAGTGAAGGTGAAGACAGTGATGGAGATATTATACTACAGCCAATCACGGATGTTGATTTGCCTACCCCCAAGGAGCAGCTTTATCCCTCCGACGACTCCGTAACAACAGCTACTCACCGGCTATCTGTGCTTGGCACAGCGTACAAGAGAAAAAA GACAAAATATGGCATTCTAAACAACATAGGTCTCATAATGTTCTCGACGGTGCTTCTGTCTCTTGTGGATTGTTGTGCATGGAAAATTGTTAGACTGCCCCTGGCTCCACTTTACCTGATGCGTCCGTTTCTCATCTCTGCAGTGGCAGTGTCTTGTGTAGGTTATGTCTGTGTCCCATTATTTTGTAGTTTAAATCTCCACTCTGTAATCAGGAAAGAGGGGCCTGCTCGGCACTCTAGTAAGAAAGGAACTCCTACTATGGGTGGATTGTATTTTATCCCGATTGGAGTAATTGTTGCCGAAGTTATTGTTGGGTTTTCTTCTCTGGAAGTTCTCGGAGCATCTGCAGCAACTTTAACTTTTGCAGCAATTGGATTACTTGATGATTTGATAAGTATGAGGAATAATAATGTTGGCTTATCGGCTCGATTTCAAATCGTATTGGAG GTAGCTGCTGGGACATTTTTCTCCTTTTGGCTGTATGCGTTGGACATATCATCACCCTACAGCAT GAAAACAGTGGTTCCCCTACCCGCGCCTCTTGGGCTCATATGCCTCGGAAGACTCTATCCCTTTTTAACTTCATTTTGCTTTGTTTCCATGGCTAATGGAATTAATCTTACTGATGGTCTCGACGGATTGGCTGGAGGAACAGCCACATTGGCGTTCATTGCAATGTCGATTGCAGTGCTTCCTATATGTTCTG AGCTTTCCATATTTGGAGCATCTATGGCAGGAGCCTGTGCAGGTTTTCTACTGCACAACCGGTACAAAGCATCAATATTTATGGGTGCTACAGGAGCTTTAGCCTTAGGGGGTGCACTAGCTTCTATGGCTGCTTGTACAGGGATGTTCTTTCCATTGTTCATCTCATCTGGTGTTTTTGTCCTGGAAGCTCTATCAGTTATACTGCAG GTTTCCTTCTTCAAGACAACAAAATATTTCCGAGGGACTGGACACAGCTTGTTTAGAATGGCACCATTACATCACCACCTTGAATTATGTGGAGTAAAAGAACCTGTCATTGTTGCTGCTGCATATGCTTTTTCTTGCATTTTAGCCCTGAGTGCCGGATATGTGGGACTAACTTCAGTTTAA
- the LOC107859111 gene encoding phospho-N-acetylmuramoyl-pentapeptide-transferase homolog isoform X1 — MVVMRSCVSNLDWNCDLYGHGVSQFRKGSLKNLKFQRVFFNFYNHHRLRFSSHFPLKICRWSSRRCGFFLPPRLLQVRAMDEDLGVSSFHDWGDNNGAIEYRFSSSEGEDSDGDIILQPITDVDLPTPKEQLYPSDDSVTTATHRLSVLGTAYKRKKTKYGILNNIGLIMFSTVLLSLVDCCAWKIVRLPLAPLYLMRPFLISAVAVSCVGYVCVPLFCSLNLHSVIRKEGPARHSSKKGTPTMGGLYFIPIGVIVAEVIVGFSSLEVLGASAATLTFAAIGLLDDLISMRNNNVGLSARFQIVLEVAAGTFFSFWLYALDISSPYSMKTVVPLPAPLGLICLGRLYPFLTSFCFVSMANGINLTDGLDGLAGGTATLAFIAMSIAVLPICSELSIFGASMAGACAGFLLHNRYKASIFMGATGALALGGALASMAACTGMFFPLFISSGVFVLEALSVILQVSFFKTTKYFRGTGHSLFRMAPLHHHLELCGVKEPVIVAAAYAFSCILALSAGYVGLTSV; from the exons ATGGTAGTGATGCGATCTTGTGTATCAAATTTGGATTGGAATTGTGATTTGTATGGACATGGGGTTTCTCAATTTAGAAAAGGGtctctcaaaaatctcaaatttcagcGTGTATTCTTCAATTTTTATAATCATCATCGGCTCCGATTTAGCTCTCATTTTCCTCTCAAG ATCTGTAGATGGAGTAGTAGGCGTTGTGGGTTCTTTTTGCCTCCTAGGCTTCTTCAAGTTCGAGCAATGGATGAG GATTTGGGGGTCTCTTCATTTCATGACTGGGGAGACAACAATGGAGCCATCGAATATAGGTTCTCATCAAGTGAAGGTGAAGACAGTGATGGAGATATTATACTACAGCCAATCACGGATGTTGATTTGCCTACCCCCAAGGAGCAGCTTTATCCCTCCGACGACTCCGTAACAACAGCTACTCACCGGCTATCTGTGCTTGGCACAGCGTACAAGAGAAAAAA GACAAAATATGGCATTCTAAACAACATAGGTCTCATAATGTTCTCGACGGTGCTTCTGTCTCTTGTGGATTGTTGTGCATGGAAAATTGTTAGACTGCCCCTGGCTCCACTTTACCTGATGCGTCCGTTTCTCATCTCTGCAGTGGCAGTGTCTTGTGTAGGTTATGTCTGTGTCCCATTATTTTGTAGTTTAAATCTCCACTCTGTAATCAGGAAAGAGGGGCCTGCTCGGCACTCTAGTAAGAAAGGAACTCCTACTATGGGTGGATTGTATTTTATCCCGATTGGAGTAATTGTTGCCGAAGTTATTGTTGGGTTTTCTTCTCTGGAAGTTCTCGGAGCATCTGCAGCAACTTTAACTTTTGCAGCAATTGGATTACTTGATGATTTGATAAGTATGAGGAATAATAATGTTGGCTTATCGGCTCGATTTCAAATCGTATTGGAG GTAGCTGCTGGGACATTTTTCTCCTTTTGGCTGTATGCGTTGGACATATCATCACCCTACAGCAT GAAAACAGTGGTTCCCCTACCCGCGCCTCTTGGGCTCATATGCCTCGGAAGACTCTATCCCTTTTTAACTTCATTTTGCTTTGTTTCCATGGCTAATGGAATTAATCTTACTGATGGTCTCGACGGATTGGCTGGAGGAACAGCCACATTGGCGTTCATTGCAATGTCGATTGCAGTGCTTCCTATATGTTCTG AGCTTTCCATATTTGGAGCATCTATGGCAGGAGCCTGTGCAGGTTTTCTACTGCACAACCGGTACAAAGCATCAATATTTATGGGTGCTACAGGAGCTTTAGCCTTAGGGGGTGCACTAGCTTCTATGGCTGCTTGTACAGGGATGTTCTTTCCATTGTTCATCTCATCTGGTGTTTTTGTCCTGGAAGCTCTATCAGTTATACTGCAG GTTTCCTTCTTCAAGACAACAAAATATTTCCGAGGGACTGGACACAGCTTGTTTAGAATGGCACCATTACATCACCACCTTGAATTATGTGGAGTAAAAGAACCTGTCATTGTTGCTGCTGCATATGCTTTTTCTTGCATTTTAGCCCTGAGTGCCGGATATGTGGGACTAACTTCAGTTTAA
- the LOC107859111 gene encoding phospho-N-acetylmuramoyl-pentapeptide-transferase homolog isoform X3, with protein MDEDLGVSSFHDWGDNNGAIEYRFSSSEGEDSDGDIILQPITDVDLPTPKEQLYPSDDSVTTATHRLSVLGTAYKRKKTKYGILNNIGLIMFSTVLLSLVDCCAWKIVRLPLAPLYLMRPFLISAVAVSCVGYVCVPLFCSLNLHSVIRKEGPARHSSKKGTPTMGGLYFIPIGVIVAEVIVGFSSLEVLGASAATLTFAAIGLLDDLISMRNNNVGLSARFQIVLEVAAGTFFSFWLYALDISSPYSMKTVVPLPAPLGLICLGRLYPFLTSFCFVSMANGINLTDGLDGLAGGTATLAFIAMSIAVLPICSELSIFGASMAGACAGFLLHNRYKASIFMGATGALALGGALASMAACTGMFFPLFISSGVFVLEALSVILQVSFFKTTKYFRGTGHSLFRMAPLHHHLELCGVKEPVIVAAAYAFSCILALSAGYVGLTSV; from the exons ATGGATGAG GATTTGGGGGTCTCTTCATTTCATGACTGGGGAGACAACAATGGAGCCATCGAATATAGGTTCTCATCAAGTGAAGGTGAAGACAGTGATGGAGATATTATACTACAGCCAATCACGGATGTTGATTTGCCTACCCCCAAGGAGCAGCTTTATCCCTCCGACGACTCCGTAACAACAGCTACTCACCGGCTATCTGTGCTTGGCACAGCGTACAAGAGAAAAAA GACAAAATATGGCATTCTAAACAACATAGGTCTCATAATGTTCTCGACGGTGCTTCTGTCTCTTGTGGATTGTTGTGCATGGAAAATTGTTAGACTGCCCCTGGCTCCACTTTACCTGATGCGTCCGTTTCTCATCTCTGCAGTGGCAGTGTCTTGTGTAGGTTATGTCTGTGTCCCATTATTTTGTAGTTTAAATCTCCACTCTGTAATCAGGAAAGAGGGGCCTGCTCGGCACTCTAGTAAGAAAGGAACTCCTACTATGGGTGGATTGTATTTTATCCCGATTGGAGTAATTGTTGCCGAAGTTATTGTTGGGTTTTCTTCTCTGGAAGTTCTCGGAGCATCTGCAGCAACTTTAACTTTTGCAGCAATTGGATTACTTGATGATTTGATAAGTATGAGGAATAATAATGTTGGCTTATCGGCTCGATTTCAAATCGTATTGGAG GTAGCTGCTGGGACATTTTTCTCCTTTTGGCTGTATGCGTTGGACATATCATCACCCTACAGCAT GAAAACAGTGGTTCCCCTACCCGCGCCTCTTGGGCTCATATGCCTCGGAAGACTCTATCCCTTTTTAACTTCATTTTGCTTTGTTTCCATGGCTAATGGAATTAATCTTACTGATGGTCTCGACGGATTGGCTGGAGGAACAGCCACATTGGCGTTCATTGCAATGTCGATTGCAGTGCTTCCTATATGTTCTG AGCTTTCCATATTTGGAGCATCTATGGCAGGAGCCTGTGCAGGTTTTCTACTGCACAACCGGTACAAAGCATCAATATTTATGGGTGCTACAGGAGCTTTAGCCTTAGGGGGTGCACTAGCTTCTATGGCTGCTTGTACAGGGATGTTCTTTCCATTGTTCATCTCATCTGGTGTTTTTGTCCTGGAAGCTCTATCAGTTATACTGCAG GTTTCCTTCTTCAAGACAACAAAATATTTCCGAGGGACTGGACACAGCTTGTTTAGAATGGCACCATTACATCACCACCTTGAATTATGTGGAGTAAAAGAACCTGTCATTGTTGCTGCTGCATATGCTTTTTCTTGCATTTTAGCCCTGAGTGCCGGATATGTGGGACTAACTTCAGTTTAA